Proteins co-encoded in one Cataglyphis hispanica isolate Lineage 1 chromosome 4, ULB_Chis1_1.0, whole genome shotgun sequence genomic window:
- the LOC126848917 gene encoding F-BAR domain only protein 2 isoform X5, translating to MTVDFVDYFWGEKNNGFDVLYHNMKHGVIASKELAEFLREKSAIEENNYKLLSKVAKQASNSTQGTFAPVWAALRGAAEKLAVLHLQMAQRVTELIKDVSKYADELHKKHKAVKEEESSTLEVVQSIQNITVTLHKAKDMCLQKGLELEKLKKDNASQRELEKAEVKFKKAQDDYKALVDKYTIIRNDFETKMTQACRRFQDVEETHLKHMKEFLNTYADVLQANHEQVGQVHIDFKRQCVDMTVEKLLEQFVQGKYTGFEKPGVIEYEEVMTSLAEMTSHSQSEGSVEISKETSKGTNGETGVAGNSHSSKRDQGLKRVGGTLRVLDGESGRVILEKDREKERQKEKDRELSHVQATKASRRTTSLLNLFMSNSQGFLRSRREKRKEKKAKKKKDLVETSSNKEEKSDLSVYACTADLVHIEEDKEDSRKSETPTPEVDEDGFCIRPKPDPWENEKGFYSSSDTDSEDERERKIRVEIKPLSNGGAPMSASVDELRATVENLSLSPAPTGRRGSNTDSDHHMKRSQSVSQQLGGKPSSDLLGLNLFNPSSTPSSASTPTGSHPYAPLQSPPPLSTSPTLSQPPQSAPPIHSHTRFPDGDLFSEVGDITPALPPKQSASSTPTGSIVIPRPPSRRGDGPSSRGRMSPATISRADSVASLEFRTAGVGVGSSRGPSPLTIGLADTIPLAVAFHEIVHSYFRGTDETRCQVKLSGDMMLSFPAGIVTVLTNNPNPAKLTFRVRNTNRLERLLPNSQLISMDATQTTVDSTIFEFNMSALTTLLRRQAEQNPSASYFNVDILKYQIKCKDGAGSCPFQLVAYWKCETTHTDLKIDYKYNSRAMASPSPLLNLHVAAPIDGGFKSLNSKPPAQWLSDTNRVLWKFTELSQHSEGNGVGSLKARVELEHGPGNQGTIFTQFNCEGTTLSGIEFELIGSGYRLSLVKRKFVSGKYICDGDSDSRTRYAAPPSNVD from the exons ATGACCGTGGACTTTGTTGACTACTTCTGG GGCGAAAAGAATAATGGATTCGacgttttatatcataatatgaaGCATGGTGTAATCGCCAGCAAGGAATTGGCTGAATTTTTGCGTGAGAAATCAGctatagaagaaaataattataagctcCTTAGTAAGGTAGCGAAACAGGCAAGCAATAGCACGCAAGGAACATTTGCACCTGTATGGGCTGCTCTGAGAGGTGCTGCTGAGAAACTCGCTGTTTTGCACTTGCAAATGGCCCAGCGGGTAACCGAACTTATAAAAGATGTATCAAAATACGCGGATGAACTACATAAGAAGCATAAGGCt gtgaaagaagaagaatcgTCTACTTTAGAAGTTGTACAGAGTATACAGAATATTACAGTGACATTGCATAAAGCGAAAGATATGTGTTTACAAAAAGGTCTCGAATtggaaaagttaaaaaaggaCAATGCCAGTCAGAGAGAACTGGAAAAGGCGGAGGTTAAGTTTAAAAAGGCCCAGGACGATTACAAAGCGCTAGTGGATAAGTACACTATCATACGGAATGACTTTGAGACAAAAATGACTCAAGCTTGCAGG CGATTTCAAGATGTCGAGGAGACACATCTGAAGCATATgaaggaatttttaaatacatacgcCGATGTTTTGCAAGCTAATCATGAACAAGTCGGGCAAGTGCATATTGATTTCAAACGGCAATGCGTCGATATGACAGTGGAGAAATTATTAGAGCAATTCGTTCAGGGTAAATACACGGGTTTTGAGAAGCCAG GTGTGATCGAGTACGAAGAGGTCATGACGAGTTTAGCCGAAATGACTAGCCACTCTCAGTCCGAAGGCAGCGTAGAGATATCTAAGGAAACATCAAAGGGCACCAACGGCGAAACAGGCGTAGCCGGTAACAGTCATAGTTCAAAGAGAGATCAGGGATTAAAAAGGGTGGGTGGTACGTTGAGGGTACTGGACGGGGAAAGCGGGAGGGTGATACTAGAAAaggatagagaaaaagaaagacagaagGAAAAGGATAGAGAACTGTCACATGTACAAGCCACCAAGGCTTCCCGCCGTACTACCTCGCTACTCAACCTGTTCATGTCCAACTCCCAGG GGTTTCTTCGCAGTAGGAGAGAAAAACGAAAGGAAAAGAAggcaaagaagaagaaggatctCGTAGAAACAAGCAGCAACAAAGAAGAAAAGTCCGACCTGTCAGTATATGCATGCACAGCAGACCTAGTGCACATAGA GGAGGATAAAGAGGACAGCAGAAAGTCGGAAACACCAACTCCGGAGGTGGACGAAGATGGTTTTTGTATCAGACCGAAGCCAGATCCTTGGGAAAATGAGAAGGGATTTTATTCAAGTTCGGATACGGATTCGGAGGACGAGAGGGAACGTAAGATTCGAGTGGAGATAAAACCTCTTAGCAACGGCGGTGCACCCATGAGCGCCAGCGTGGATGAACTGAGGGCGACAGTGGAAAATTTGTCCTTATCACCTGCACCAACA GGACGTAGAGGATCAAATACCGATTCCGATCATCACATGAAAAGGTCTCAGTCAGTGTCACAGCAATTAGGAGGTAAGCCAAGCTCAGATTTACTTGGCCTAAACTTGTTCAATCCTAGCAGTACACCGTCGAGCGCGTCGACACCGACCGGCAGCCATCCTTACGCCCCACTGCAGAGTCCTCCGCCGCTCTCTACGTCGCCGACCTTGTCGCAGCCACCGCAGTCCGCGCCACCAATACATTCCCATACCCGATTCCCAG acGGGGATTTATTTTCGGAAGTTGGAGACATCACGCCGGCGTTACCGCCCAAACAATCTGCGTCTTCGACACCAACAGGGTCAATCGTCATACCCAGACCACCATCACGCAGAGGGGACGGCCCTTCGTCACGCGGCAGAATGTCACCCGCGACGATATCCCGCGCCGATAGCGTTGCCAGCCTAGAATTTCGCACAGCCGGCGTAGGCGTTGGCTCCTCACGGGGGCCGTCTCCGCTCACGATTGGTCTAGCCGATACTATTCCATTGGCGGTAGCGTTTCACGAGATAGTTCATTCCTATTTTCGCGGCACGGATGAAACCCGGTGCCAGGTGAAGCTTAGCGGCGACATGATGCTCTCGTTCCCAGCCGGCATTGTTACGGTTCTGACGAACAATCCTAATCCCGCCAAACTTACTTTTCGCGTGAGAAATACCAACAGACTGGAGAGGCTATTGCCGAACAGTCAGCTTATTAGCAT GGATGCGACACAAACTACCGTCGATAGTACGATCTTCGAATTCAACATGAGTGCCTTAACTACGTTGCTACGGCGGCAAGCCGAACAGAATCCCTCGGCCTCGTATTTCAACGTAGACATCCTCAAATACCAGATCAAATGCAAGGACGGTGCCGGTTCTTGCCCTTTTCAGTTGGTCGCGTATTGGAAATGCGAGACGACCCACACCGATCTCAAG AtcgattacaaatataatagtcGCGCTATGGCCTCACCGAGTCCTTTACTGAATCTTCATGTGGCAGCGCCCATCGACGGCGGCTTCAAGTCACTCAACAGTAAACCCCCGGCGCAATGGTTATCTGACACGAATCGCGTATTGTGGAAATTCACAGAACTTTCGCAACACAGCGAAGGTAATGGAGTCGGGTCCCTGAAGGCGCGGGTCGAGCTCGAACATGGTCCGGGCAATCAGGGCACCATATTCACCCAGTTCAATTGCGAAGGGACCACACTATCGGGCATCGAATTTGAACTCATAGGTTCTGGATATAGATTAAGCTTAGTGAAGCGAAAATTCGTGTCTG GAAAGTATATATGTGACGGAGATTCAGATTCGCGTACCAGATACGCCGCGCCGCCATCTAATGTAGATTGA
- the LOC126848917 gene encoding F-BAR domain only protein 2 isoform X8 has product MTVDFVDYFWGEKNNGFDVLYHNMKHGVIASKELAEFLREKSAIEENNYKLLSKVAKQASNSTQGTFAPVWAALRGAAEKLAVLHLQMAQRVTELIKDVSKYADELHKKHKAVKEEESSTLEVVQSIQNITVTLHKAKDMCLQKGLELEKLKKDNASQRELEKAEVKFKKAQDDYKALVDKYTIIRNDFETKMTQACRRFQDVEETHLKHMKEFLNTYADVLQANHEQVGQVHIDFKRQCVDMTVEKLLEQFVQGKYTGFEKPGVIEYEEVMTSLAEMTSHSQSEGSVEISKETSKGTNGETGVAEKQRQAGSSGSAPATPQGNNLPPAVPPPSISRNPLRGSKWFLRSRREKRKEKKAKKKKDLVETSSNKEEKSDLSVYACTADLVHIEEDKEDSRKSETPTPEVDEDGFCIRPKPDPWENEKGFYSSSDTDSEDERERKIRVEIKPLSNGGAPMSASVDELRATVENLSLSPAPTGRRGSNTDSDHHMKRSQSVSQQLGGKPSSDLLGLNLFNPSSTPSSASTPTGSHPYAPLQSPPPLSTSPTLSQPPQSAPPIHSHTRFPDGDLFSEVGDITPALPPKQSASSTPTGSIVIPRPPSRRGDGPSSRGRMSPATISRADSVASLEFRTAGVGVGSSRGPSPLTIGLADTIPLAVAFHEIVHSYFRGTDETRCQVKLSGDMMLSFPAGIVTVLTNNPNPAKLTFRVRNTNRLERLLPNSQLISMDATQTTVDSTIFEFNMSALTTLLRRQAEQNPSASYFNVDILKYQIKCKDGAGSCPFQLVAYWKCETTHTDLKIDYKYNSRAMASPSPLLNLHVAAPIDGGFKSLNSKPPAQWLSDTNRVLWKFTELSQHSEGNGVGSLKARVELEHGPGNQGTIFTQFNCEGTTLSGIEFELIGSGYRLSLVKRKFVSGKYICDGDSDSRTRYAAPPSNVD; this is encoded by the exons ATGACCGTGGACTTTGTTGACTACTTCTGG GGCGAAAAGAATAATGGATTCGacgttttatatcataatatgaaGCATGGTGTAATCGCCAGCAAGGAATTGGCTGAATTTTTGCGTGAGAAATCAGctatagaagaaaataattataagctcCTTAGTAAGGTAGCGAAACAGGCAAGCAATAGCACGCAAGGAACATTTGCACCTGTATGGGCTGCTCTGAGAGGTGCTGCTGAGAAACTCGCTGTTTTGCACTTGCAAATGGCCCAGCGGGTAACCGAACTTATAAAAGATGTATCAAAATACGCGGATGAACTACATAAGAAGCATAAGGCt gtgaaagaagaagaatcgTCTACTTTAGAAGTTGTACAGAGTATACAGAATATTACAGTGACATTGCATAAAGCGAAAGATATGTGTTTACAAAAAGGTCTCGAATtggaaaagttaaaaaaggaCAATGCCAGTCAGAGAGAACTGGAAAAGGCGGAGGTTAAGTTTAAAAAGGCCCAGGACGATTACAAAGCGCTAGTGGATAAGTACACTATCATACGGAATGACTTTGAGACAAAAATGACTCAAGCTTGCAGG CGATTTCAAGATGTCGAGGAGACACATCTGAAGCATATgaaggaatttttaaatacatacgcCGATGTTTTGCAAGCTAATCATGAACAAGTCGGGCAAGTGCATATTGATTTCAAACGGCAATGCGTCGATATGACAGTGGAGAAATTATTAGAGCAATTCGTTCAGGGTAAATACACGGGTTTTGAGAAGCCAG GTGTGATCGAGTACGAAGAGGTCATGACGAGTTTAGCCGAAATGACTAGCCACTCTCAGTCCGAAGGCAGCGTAGAGATATCTAAGGAAACATCAAAGGGCACCAACGGCGAAACAGGCGTAGCCG AAAAACAGAGGCAAGCAGGGTCGTCTGGTTCGGCACCTGCCACTCCTCAAGGAAACAACCTGCCTCCTGCTGTTCCACCTCCCAGCATCTCCAGGAATCCTCTCAGAGGATCTAAAT GGTTTCTTCGCAGTAGGAGAGAAAAACGAAAGGAAAAGAAggcaaagaagaagaaggatctCGTAGAAACAAGCAGCAACAAAGAAGAAAAGTCCGACCTGTCAGTATATGCATGCACAGCAGACCTAGTGCACATAGA GGAGGATAAAGAGGACAGCAGAAAGTCGGAAACACCAACTCCGGAGGTGGACGAAGATGGTTTTTGTATCAGACCGAAGCCAGATCCTTGGGAAAATGAGAAGGGATTTTATTCAAGTTCGGATACGGATTCGGAGGACGAGAGGGAACGTAAGATTCGAGTGGAGATAAAACCTCTTAGCAACGGCGGTGCACCCATGAGCGCCAGCGTGGATGAACTGAGGGCGACAGTGGAAAATTTGTCCTTATCACCTGCACCAACA GGACGTAGAGGATCAAATACCGATTCCGATCATCACATGAAAAGGTCTCAGTCAGTGTCACAGCAATTAGGAGGTAAGCCAAGCTCAGATTTACTTGGCCTAAACTTGTTCAATCCTAGCAGTACACCGTCGAGCGCGTCGACACCGACCGGCAGCCATCCTTACGCCCCACTGCAGAGTCCTCCGCCGCTCTCTACGTCGCCGACCTTGTCGCAGCCACCGCAGTCCGCGCCACCAATACATTCCCATACCCGATTCCCAG acGGGGATTTATTTTCGGAAGTTGGAGACATCACGCCGGCGTTACCGCCCAAACAATCTGCGTCTTCGACACCAACAGGGTCAATCGTCATACCCAGACCACCATCACGCAGAGGGGACGGCCCTTCGTCACGCGGCAGAATGTCACCCGCGACGATATCCCGCGCCGATAGCGTTGCCAGCCTAGAATTTCGCACAGCCGGCGTAGGCGTTGGCTCCTCACGGGGGCCGTCTCCGCTCACGATTGGTCTAGCCGATACTATTCCATTGGCGGTAGCGTTTCACGAGATAGTTCATTCCTATTTTCGCGGCACGGATGAAACCCGGTGCCAGGTGAAGCTTAGCGGCGACATGATGCTCTCGTTCCCAGCCGGCATTGTTACGGTTCTGACGAACAATCCTAATCCCGCCAAACTTACTTTTCGCGTGAGAAATACCAACAGACTGGAGAGGCTATTGCCGAACAGTCAGCTTATTAGCAT GGATGCGACACAAACTACCGTCGATAGTACGATCTTCGAATTCAACATGAGTGCCTTAACTACGTTGCTACGGCGGCAAGCCGAACAGAATCCCTCGGCCTCGTATTTCAACGTAGACATCCTCAAATACCAGATCAAATGCAAGGACGGTGCCGGTTCTTGCCCTTTTCAGTTGGTCGCGTATTGGAAATGCGAGACGACCCACACCGATCTCAAG AtcgattacaaatataatagtcGCGCTATGGCCTCACCGAGTCCTTTACTGAATCTTCATGTGGCAGCGCCCATCGACGGCGGCTTCAAGTCACTCAACAGTAAACCCCCGGCGCAATGGTTATCTGACACGAATCGCGTATTGTGGAAATTCACAGAACTTTCGCAACACAGCGAAGGTAATGGAGTCGGGTCCCTGAAGGCGCGGGTCGAGCTCGAACATGGTCCGGGCAATCAGGGCACCATATTCACCCAGTTCAATTGCGAAGGGACCACACTATCGGGCATCGAATTTGAACTCATAGGTTCTGGATATAGATTAAGCTTAGTGAAGCGAAAATTCGTGTCTG GAAAGTATATATGTGACGGAGATTCAGATTCGCGTACCAGATACGCCGCGCCGCCATCTAATGTAGATTGA